GCGACGGCCAGGCACGTATCCTCATCATGGAACACAAGCCGTTTCTGGATCGGGCCCTGGAGAGCATCCTGGCATGGCTTGGACGAGACAAGACGCAGTCGGCCTCCTTGACGGCCGCAAGGGGGGAGTGACATGTCCGAGAAGCGCGGTGCCATACGCAAAGATGTCGCGGCCGATCTGCCGGTCACCGATGTGAATACCGGACGAGTGGTGGGCGAGTTGGTAAACATCTCCAGCACGGGTTTCATGTTGTTCGCCGCCACACCTCTGGCGCCGCACTCGATCTTTCAGCTGAGCCTGCAGGTCCCCAGACCCGTCCACGGCATCGATACCTTGTATTTCGGTGCAGAGTGCCTCTGGTGCGCGCCGGCGGACCGCCCGGAACGCCACTGGATAGGGTTCCAGCTGATTGATATTTCTCAGCAGGAACAGGAGGCACTGGAGTACTTCGTAGAATCCATCTGAACTGCGCGGCTTCACGGCGCGATTGGCAGGGGGTGGCGAAATCACTAAACTAGCGCCTCATTTCGGGCCAGTTGGAGTCGCCATGCAAGTTGCCAAGCACAAGGTCGTGTCCATCGACTACACCCTGACGGATGCACAGGGGGAGGTCATTGACAGTTCCACGGGCGGGGAGCCGCTCGTCTACATCCAGGGCATGAACAACATCATTCCGGGCCTGGAGAATGCACTTGCCGGAAAGCAGACGGGCGACAGCCTGAAGGTTACCGTGCCACCGGCCGAGGGCTACGGCGAGCGCAACGACGCCATGCAGCAGGAAGTCCCGCGGGAGATGTTCGACGCCACCGACACCATCCAGGTCGGCATGCAGTTTCACGCCAGCGATGGTGAACACCAGCATGTCGTGACCGTGATCGGCGTCACCGATACCCATGTCACCGTCGACGGCAATCATCCGCTGGCGGGCGAGACCTTGAATTTCGACGTCACCGTCGTCGCGGTCCGCGACGCCACCGCCGAGGAACTCGACCACGGTCATGCGCACGGTCCAGGCGGACATCAGCACTGATGCTGCAGGTGGGTCCGGTGCGGGGGTGCAGGCGCCCCGCCGCGCTGCCACGATCCACTGAAACCGTCCGGCAGGGCATCCATACCCGGTCCCCGGTCCGATCTCTGAGCGTTGCCCCGCTGGGGCCATGACGCGTGGCACGCGCGGCGGGTGTCCCGCGGATGCCGCGTCACGGTCACGTATCGAGCAGCTCGATCCAGTGTCTCACCGGTACGCGGGCCGCACCTTGCAGGTGCAGCTGACAGCCGACGTTCGCGGTGGCGATCAGTTCCGGGCCGGGCCGTTCGAGATGGGCGAGTTTGTCGTCGCGCAGGCGTGTGGACAGGGCGGGTTGCAACAAGGAATAAGTGCCTGCCGATCCGCAGCACAGGTGACTGTCGCGCACTTCGGTGAGCTCGAAGCCCAGTCTCGTCAGGATACCTTCGACGGTGCCGGCAAGTCGCTGGCCGTGCTGCAGCGTGCAGGGCGCATGAAACGCGATGCGGCGGGGTTGCCGTTGCTGCAGCAAAGGCAGCAGCTCTTCTGCACCGAGCACCTCACCCAGATCGCGCGTCAGCGCGCTGATGCGCGCGGCCTTCCCGGCATAGGGTGCGTCATGGGCCAGCAGCACGCCGTAGTCTTTCACCATCACACCGCAACCACTCGCCGTCGTTACGATCGCCTCGATACCGTCTTCGACATACGGCCACCAGGCATCGATGTTGCGGCGTATGAATGCGTGCGCCTCGGCCGTGGCGCTGAGGTGATGGCTGAGTGCGCCGCAGCAACCGGCCGCCGGCGCGACGACCAGCGAAATGCCCAGCCGGTCCAGCACCCGGGCGGCGGCGGCATTGGTGTTGGGGGTCGTACTCGCCTGCGCGCAGCCGGCCAGCACCAGCATCCGCCGCGCATGGCGCGGTGGCGGCCACGCCCCCGCGTCCTGCCGCACCGGGATCTGGTCCTGTAGTGCCCGTGGCAGGGCGGGGCGTACGGCCTGGCTGATACGCAGCAGCGTACCGAAACGTCCCGCATGCGGGATCAGCGTACGCAGCAGCCGCCGATAGAGTCGTTCCCGCCAGGGACGCGCGATCCGCTGCTCGGCGACGGCCCGGCCGATATCCACCAGGCGACCGTACCGCACACCCGAGGGGCAGGTGGTCTCGCAGGCACGGCAGGTCAGGCAGCGATCGAGGTGCAACTGGGTCGCACGGGTGGCGACCTGGCCCTCCAGCATCTGCTTGATGAGATAGATTCGTCCACGCGGCCCGTCGAGTTCGTCGCCGAGCAGTTGGTAGGTCGGACAGGTCGCCGTACAGAAACCGCAATGTACGCAGCTGCGCAGGATGGCGTCGGCCTCACGGCCTGCGGGCGTATCCAGTACCTCCGGGGTGAGTGAAGTCTGCATAGCTCAGAGATCCGGATAGAGTTTGCCGCGGTTGAGGATGCGGTGCGGATCGAAGGCCAGCCGGAGGCGGCGCTGCAGGACGAGCAGCGTCGCCGGTAGCGGCTGGAATACCGCGCCGTCCTGTGCGCCGCGAAAACGCATGGCATGACCGCCGCCGGCCGCCGCCGTGGCGAACAGGGTGTCGGCAGGCGCCGTGGTCTTCAGCCAGTGCAGGGCACCGCCCCAGTCGATGAGCTGTCTGCCGCCGAGGGCCGGGGTACGCGCCGCCACCGGCATCGAGACCCGCCACAGCTCGCCGCTGCCGGTGAAGAAGGGGCTGCGCTGTTCGCGCAGGGTTTCCCAGAAGCCCGTGCCGGTGGCATCGGTCGCGCCACCGACACGCCGTCGGGCTGCCTCGACGGCGCGCTCGGCGCCGGCCAGACGCACATGCAGACACTCGCCGTCGTAGCACAGACCCGCCAACGGCAGTGGTTCGCGCTGCCATTCGAGCATACGCCCCCTGGCAACCACAGCATCCAGTTCCAGGGCCAGAAAGGCCTCAGCCGCCGGGCGGGGCAGCACCTTCAGTGAGACCTCCAGCAGCACGCCGAGCGTGCCGTAGGCGCCGCACATCAGCCGCGATACGTCGTAGCCCGCGACATTCTTCATGACCTCGCCGCCGAAACGCAGTATCTCACCACGGCCGTTGATGATCTTCGTGCCCAGTACGAAATCGCGCGCCGCGCCGCGGAACGGCCGCGCCGGTCCCGACAGCCCGCAGGCGATCGTACCGCCGAGCGTCGCTGCCGATCCGAAGTGCGGTGGTTCGAAGCCGAGCATCTGTCCACGCTCCGCCAGTGCCGCTTCGACCTCGGCGAGTGGTGTGCCGGCGCGCGCGGTGATCACCAGTTCGGTGGGCTCGTACTGGACGATGCCGCGCAGTCCCGAGATATCCAGCAGATCGCCCTCGATGCGCCGACCGAGAAAGTCCTTGCTGCCGCCCCCGCGGACGATCAGCGGCGCTTTCCGTGCGACAGCGGTACGGATGCTCTCGGCTATCTGCGCTTCTGTTACATTCATCGACATGAGAGCCATTAACCACAAAGGACACTAAGGACACAAAGTAGAATCATGGGAAAATAACGTGGAGGTTTCCTTGGTGTCCTTGGTGTACTTCGTGATGAAAATGTTCAAAACCGCTCCAATTCGGGGTGCTTCAGCTGCCCGCGATGCACGTGCATGGCGCCGAATTCGGCGCAGCGGTGCAGGGTGGGCACGGCCTTGCCGGGGTTGAGCAGACCGTCCGGATCAAAGGCCGCCTTTACCGCGTGGAACTGCTGCAGCTCGGCGGGCTGGAATTGCACGCACATCTGGCCGATCTTCTCCATGCCGACACCGTGCTCCCCGGTGATGGTGCCACCGACCTCGACACACAGCTCCAGGATCCGGCCGCCGAATTCCTCGGTACGCTGCAGCTCACCGGGTTGGTTGGCGTCATAGAGGATCAGCGGATGCAGATTGCCGTCACCGGCATGGAAGACATTGGCGACCGCCAGATCGTATTCACGCGACAGTTCGCCGATACGCCTGAGCACCTGCGGCAGATGACGGCGCGGGATGGTGCCGTCCATGCAGTAATAATCGGGTGCGATGCGGCCCACTGCGGGAAAGGCGGCCTTGCGTCCTGCCCAGAAGCGCAGACGCTCGGCCTCGTCGCGCGCCGTGCGCACCTCGGTCGCGCCGGCGGCGAGCAGTAGTTCGCGTACCTGCAGGATATGCTGCGACACCTCCTCGTTGGTGCCGTCGATCTCACATAGCAGGATCGCCTCACAGTCGGGATAGCCGGCGTGCACGAAATCCTCCGCAGCGCGGATGGCGAGGCGGTCCATCATCTCCAGGCCGGCGGGAATGACGCCTGCGCCGATGATGTCGCCGACGGCCTGGCCGGCCTTCTCGATATCGTCGAAGGCGGCGAGCACAACCTGGGCGCGTTCCGGCAGCGGCAGCAGACGCACCGTGATCTCCGTCAGCACGCCCAGCATACCTTCCGAACCGGTCAGCAGCGCGAGCAGGTCATAGCCGGCAGAATCCAGGGCCTCGCTGCCGATGCACACCAGTTCGCCCTCCGCAGTGAGCATCTCCAGACGCAGGATATTGTGTACCGTGAGCCCGTACTTCAGGCAATGCACGCCACCGGAATTCTCTGCGACATTGCCACCGATGGTGCAGGCGATCTGCGAGGATGGGTCCGGCGCGTAGTAGAGCCCGTACTCTTTGACGGCGTCGGAGATGGCAAGATTACGCACGCCGGGTTGCACCCGGGCGATGCGCTGCTCGGGGTCGATGGAGAGGATCCGGTTGAAGCGTGCGAGGCTCAGGACCAGTCCATCGGCGTGCGGCAATGCGCCACCGGACAGCCCGGTACCGGCGCCGCGCGCAACGACCGGGATTCTGCGCGCATGGCAGAGCCTCAGCACCGCCTGCACCTGCCCGATCGTTTCGGGCAATACCACGGCCAGCGGCAGCTCGCGGTAGGCTGACAGCCCGTCGCATTCGTAGGGCCGCAACGCCTCGTCGCTGGCCAGCACCGCGGTCGCAGGGAGGATCGCGCACAGCGCATCGGCCAGCGTGCGCTGCTGCTGTCTGCGGTCCAGGTTGTCCATGTTATGCGGCATCGTCACATCAACTTTCAGCAGACTGAAGATTTAACCACGAAGGACACCAAGGACACGACGGAACTGAACGAAATTGCTTTGTGTCCTTCGTGGTTGATCAACAGGAGGTGGTGATCCTGTTGCGGTTCGTTGTGCTCACCCCGATTTACGGTGGTCGGCGATCACCGGCCCGGCCAGACGCCGAAACACGGTCGCGAGTGCATCGTCGTCGCCGACATTGCCAGGAAAGATTACCACCGGCAGATTCGGGTATTGGGGGTGATCGTCCGGACAGCGTACCACCGAGCAGCCGGCCAGGATCTGGCCCAGTACCCGGGCCGTGCGCAGCGCCAGTCCCTGGGATAATACATCGTTCGAAGTAATGCCGCCCTTGCTGATGAGGAAGCCGATATCGGCCGGGAGGCGATGAATGATCGTCATCAGGAACGCGGACACCACCTCGCCAAAGTCCAGGCGGGTCTGTTCATCGGTGAAGATCATCTCCTTGCGGCTGGTGAAGATCACCATCGTCAGACGCCGTGCATGTGCGGCCTCGATGCGCTCGAGCACACTGCCGAGCAGTTGCTGGTCCTGGTCGGGCAGGCGCGTGACATCGACCTCGATGGGCGCAACGTCGGGTTCCTCCAGCAGGCGCTGCAACTGGCGCGTGGTCTTGCCGACATGCGAGCCGACCACGACCGCGCCGGGCCGGTCGCTACGCACATAGCGGTGCATGTCTACGGCGGCGACCGGCTGCGGCGGCAGCGCGGCCAGGGCGCTGACGATACCGGCGGCGGCGCGGCAGAGGAAGCGCTTGCCGCACCTGGCAGCCGCGTTCAGGTCCGTGGCGAAGGCGGTGAGATCGGCATGGGTTTCCGCGTCGACTGCGCAGGCGACATTGCCGGAGAGCGCCAACAGACGGTCGAGACAGCCAGCACGGATCTCGTCAAGGCCAAAATGCTCGACCTGGTCGGCACGGATACGCCCATGGGTCTTCTCTTCGACATAGTCCGGCAGAAAGGCGTGTTGGTAGCCGAACACCGAGTCGCGCGCGAACTCGGTCTCGTTAACCGGCACCGGCCGGCCGTCGACGAGCAGGTAGTGCACACCGTCGCGGGTGATGCGCCCGCCCTCGATGAAGGCGGGGATCAGGAAATGTGCATCGAAAGGACCCAGCTCCTCGGCGATGACGTCCGTCTCGACCGGATAGTGGCCACGCAGGGTGGAGTCCGAGCGGCTGATGATGATCGGTTCGACAGCGCGTCCGGTCCGTGCGAGTTCGTCCAGTGCGATCCTGAGATTGCGGCAGACCTCGCGCGTGATGTCTGCTGCGCGGCGGGCAGCCATGCCACGCGTGTTGGTGAGCACGAAGAACAACGGTGCCGCATCTGTCAGCGCCATGTACAACGTATCCACATCCCAGCGCAGCAGCAGCAGACAGCCATGCACCGTCTGCGAGCCGGTCGGATCGTCATCGAGCACCACGAGTCTGGTTGCGGTCATCGGCCTGCCTCGTTTGATGTTGTAAACCACCAGATCATTTGAACCGCCAAGACGCGGAGGACGCCAAGAAAAACCTTTTTTGAACCGCCAAGGCGCCAAGACGCCAAGACATCAAGGATATTTGAACCGCCAAGGCGCGGAGGACGCCAAGAAAAGCCTTTTTTAAACCGCCAAGGCGCCCAGACGCCAAGACATCAAGAATGTTTGAACCGCCAAGGCGCCAAGAACGCCAAGAGAGAGTTGATGATGTAAGGATCAGCCGGTTGTCCAGTGTCGCGTGTTCTCCTGTGGCTGCCTGTCGGTTTTTACATTCAACCAGCTTTATCTTGGCGTCTTGGCGCCTTGGCGGTTCAATACTCTTTCTTGGCGTCCTCCGCGTCTTGGCGGTTCATAGCGGTTCATAGCGGTTCATGAAAGAGTTTAATCACCGTCCCAACAACACCCGCGCCCGTGCCTCGATCACCGGGGCGTCCACGCCGTTGAA
The Gammaproteobacteria bacterium DNA segment above includes these coding regions:
- a CDS encoding PilZ domain-containing protein, which gives rise to MSEKRGAIRKDVAADLPVTDVNTGRVVGELVNISSTGFMLFAATPLAPHSIFQLSLQVPRPVHGIDTLYFGAECLWCAPADRPERHWIGFQLIDISQQEQEALEYFVESI
- a CDS encoding peptidylprolyl isomerase, coding for MQVAKHKVVSIDYTLTDAQGEVIDSSTGGEPLVYIQGMNNIIPGLENALAGKQTGDSLKVTVPPAEGYGERNDAMQQEVPREMFDATDTIQVGMQFHASDGEHQHVVTVIGVTDTHVTVDGNHPLAGETLNFDVTVVAVRDATAEELDHGHAHGPGGHQH
- the glcF gene encoding glycolate oxidase subunit GlcF gives rise to the protein MQTSLTPEVLDTPAGREADAILRSCVHCGFCTATCPTYQLLGDELDGPRGRIYLIKQMLEGQVATRATQLHLDRCLTCRACETTCPSGVRYGRLVDIGRAVAEQRIARPWRERLYRRLLRTLIPHAGRFGTLLRISQAVRPALPRALQDQIPVRQDAGAWPPPRHARRMLVLAGCAQASTTPNTNAAAARVLDRLGISLVVAPAAGCCGALSHHLSATAEAHAFIRRNIDAWWPYVEDGIEAIVTTASGCGVMVKDYGVLLAHDAPYAGKAARISALTRDLGEVLGAEELLPLLQQRQPRRIAFHAPCTLQHGQRLAGTVEGILTRLGFELTEVRDSHLCCGSAGTYSLLQPALSTRLRDDKLAHLERPGPELIATANVGCQLHLQGAARVPVRHWIELLDT
- the glcE gene encoding glycolate oxidase subunit GlcE, with the protein product MSMNVTEAQIAESIRTAVARKAPLIVRGGGSKDFLGRRIEGDLLDISGLRGIVQYEPTELVITARAGTPLAEVEAALAERGQMLGFEPPHFGSAATLGGTIACGLSGPARPFRGAARDFVLGTKIINGRGEILRFGGEVMKNVAGYDVSRLMCGAYGTLGVLLEVSLKVLPRPAAEAFLALELDAVVARGRMLEWQREPLPLAGLCYDGECLHVRLAGAERAVEAARRRVGGATDATGTGFWETLREQRSPFFTGSGELWRVSMPVAARTPALGGRQLIDWGGALHWLKTTAPADTLFATAAAGGGHAMRFRGAQDGAVFQPLPATLLVLQRRLRLAFDPHRILNRGKLYPDL
- a CDS encoding FAD-binding protein, whose protein sequence is MPHNMDNLDRRQQQRTLADALCAILPATAVLASDEALRPYECDGLSAYRELPLAVVLPETIGQVQAVLRLCHARRIPVVARGAGTGLSGGALPHADGLVLSLARFNRILSIDPEQRIARVQPGVRNLAISDAVKEYGLYYAPDPSSQIACTIGGNVAENSGGVHCLKYGLTVHNILRLEMLTAEGELVCIGSEALDSAGYDLLALLTGSEGMLGVLTEITVRLLPLPERAQVVLAAFDDIEKAGQAVGDIIGAGVIPAGLEMMDRLAIRAAEDFVHAGYPDCEAILLCEIDGTNEEVSQHILQVRELLLAAGATEVRTARDEAERLRFWAGRKAAFPAVGRIAPDYYCMDGTIPRRHLPQVLRRIGELSREYDLAVANVFHAGDGNLHPLILYDANQPGELQRTEEFGGRILELCVEVGGTITGEHGVGMEKIGQMCVQFQPAELQQFHAVKAAFDPDGLLNPGKAVPTLHRCAEFGAMHVHRGQLKHPELERF
- a CDS encoding four-carbon acid sugar kinase family protein gives rise to the protein MTATRLVVLDDDPTGSQTVHGCLLLLRWDVDTLYMALTDAAPLFFVLTNTRGMAARRAADITREVCRNLRIALDELARTGRAVEPIIISRSDSTLRGHYPVETDVIAEELGPFDAHFLIPAFIEGGRITRDGVHYLLVDGRPVPVNETEFARDSVFGYQHAFLPDYVEEKTHGRIRADQVEHFGLDEIRAGCLDRLLALSGNVACAVDAETHADLTAFATDLNAAARCGKRFLCRAAAGIVSALAALPPQPVAAVDMHRYVRSDRPGAVVVGSHVGKTTRQLQRLLEEPDVAPIEVDVTRLPDQDQQLLGSVLERIEAAHARRLTMVIFTSRKEMIFTDEQTRLDFGEVVSAFLMTIIHRLPADIGFLISKGGITSNDVLSQGLALRTARVLGQILAGCSVVRCPDDHPQYPNLPVVIFPGNVGDDDALATVFRRLAGPVIADHRKSG